The following DNA comes from Metopolophium dirhodum isolate CAU chromosome 8, ASM1992520v1, whole genome shotgun sequence.
GCACCGGTGTTGCAGCATTGTAGaggaaaataatttctaatttccTGCCAGTTTTTTTGAAAGCTGGATTTTCAAAATAGGGTTCTCGTTATGGCAGTATACTAAAAAGTTCTattgtattatctattattttaaattattttatattacatagtgATACACATTTTATCTTTACATCTCCcagtatttatgttataaaaccTAATGCTATTCTAGGTACCTAATGGCAGTTAAGTTTGTAATGTTTTGCGTGTAGTGTAAATGTGTGTAATACAGCGGGGGTTACTCTGACTAGTATATTTCAagattataatcaattttttaaaatgttattaaaagtattttatagcTTTTTATCAATATTGAAAAGTCTGGTTAAATTACacgttatactaatatgtttttatttttgtattattccaTGTCAAATCgctgaatttaataaaatttgttttgtacaaCACGTACTTAAGTTTTATCATGTATGCTATGAACATTTAGTTTACGCcatgttatatagtatatatacgtataacttactaaaaaatttaattataaaaaaaacaacatacgGACGTCAAATATAGATAATGTTCATACCATCAAGCATCGCAATAGGTCAATAgtgaatttttaaactaatggagctaaatgtgatctgcaaagtgtaaatttgctatgttacgcacttattGTAAGACGGGAACAACACTTGCGGGtttggcgtcctcttaagttaTTTATGAATGTGTTGTACAATGACTGtgaatttttattacttaatagatgtaatataattggaaaagaaaaatatttgctttacccgaaattgaaaaaaatttgctaaGATTTAAGACATTGTAGATgagcataatttataaatagcatCTCATGATAGTGTATCCGTATTTTCCTTTGCTTTAAACCACTTGTTCTTAATAACATATCAGCAGTTTGAGTAGTTTTAGTAGTATCAACCTGATATTTTGCCGACATAATACTCAACAAGTTTGATGAATTGAcatttgagtaaaagtattattaaaaaaaaaaaaaaacagcaatgTTTAACTATTATTGACACATATtacgtttgtttattttaaaaaaacacaaaagtacaatataataataatattgttataattaatacgaTTCGACGAAAAAAACGagtgatgatgataataataataatgtattattctatGAATAATTGTCGACATAACATTGAACgtgtaataacgaataataatatagaacattTGAATAACACAAACACGTTGTACATAGACTGTATTTGTGCTaaagtgaatattattaaaaatatgtactaaacaataataaatataattatagattcaataattaattttttctcatAATAGTGAAGAATCATTTGaacgataataatgatgataataattgtaataataataataataataataagattcaATTAACGCTCTTTTATATGATTTCCCATTGTAGGACGCTGGTGTCTTTGCCACCAATCGATATCAGTCTGGAGTCGTCGTGCAAGAAAGTCACGTTTGTCACATGACTGCTGTGGCCTCCATACACGTGGCATAGCGACTGTGGAatacaaataagaaaatcattaaaCACTGAAgagtagtaataattataataatactataaccaAATGTATGCAGTTTAgtaaaagtaaacaatttataaacctCTATTTGATAATTACCACACAATGTTTATCTAGAAATTTTACTTATTTCAAAAGAATTTAATGAGCAAATTATCTTGTGAAATTATTAATGCTTCTAAAATtactgttttaatatattatggcaactacaataattttgttgttataacaataatatgatatattaactTAAGCTTGTCAGGTGGCTCCGCTGGGAGCCTTCCTATTCTTATCCCAAACACCATTGTCAAATTTGTCATCAAacttacttattatactatatttgtatagattgtacatgatatattgttttacaaacaaaaaaaggtataataataataaaaaaaaaaacattaatatataaacattataaacgtAGAGATTAATAATGAATTGCGCTTTTCTAATGTTAACAAATTATATGGTAGTGTACTACATTCATTATCGTTGTCTTTACCTTAGGTTGTTTGACCGGGTACGAATACAGTTTCACTTTACCAAAGTCGTCTCCTGTAGCCATCACCTTGGATCCGTTTGATCGTTCGCATGCATTAACATCAGTGCCATCAGCACCTTCAGGCCATATTCCGATGGAGGAGAATGTCAAGACGCAAGAGTTGGATGCCCATGCAGTGTCCCTAAATTGAGTGCTGTGCGTGACTTGACGACAAACTTTCACTTTCCCTAATTGAATAGAAAAATAGATTCAATAACATTTACAACAATACATTTGGTTttacatcaaataaaaaaaagtggtacatacaatataacaGCTCGTAGTCTCCAGAGTTACTGCGCAGGTGCTCGTTATCCTTTGACCAATCCAAATGAGTGATAAAGCTTGAATGGCCctaattcaataaaaacaaaatcaccgcaattaaatttatttctattaaaaataatatgtacacctaacacacaaaaaatataattatggatACCATTTTAACAACcaataaactattattgatTACTAAAgcatacaaagtacaaactcaaCATCAATATGTACAAACATATTGAtacctttataaaatatacactaacAGCGGCAAAtcaaatcattaatataaaatattaaacaatttacaatattaattaattaaaaaaaaaacaaaaacaagtaAACCTACAGCGaattaatatgcataataatattggttaacCACTAATGATACAATTTAATTCATCCAATGTAATATCTTTTctgtacattaatttttttgatctcTACAAAAACATCTACATGCAGCAACACTCGGCTCTACACTGGTAACCTACACCTACCAACATCTTGTCAACAATAGCGCCGGTGCTACATCTCCTGCGACGTTTATCTTCCCAACACTAAACATCGAGTGagttcaacaaaaaataattatgtggaATGGGTAGTGTCATATGGGGTAATAGGTTAACAATTTTATACGGTTATTAATAAGAGCACATAAGGTTCAGATGCACAATGGACAATACATAGACTAAAATACTTACAGTGCAACGTCCTAAACGAGTGTAATGTCTGGCACCATCTGTGACCTGATATATGTAGATATAATTGTCCCTGGAACCAAGAGCAAGTAGTTGGCCGTCTGGCGAGAATTTCGCAAcctttaaatgataataaacaatttagtgattacaaattttattttagtgcatttaaattataattatttacactgAAATTGTGCGTACCTGTATTGGTTCGTTTCCGTCAACGTGAGTCGAATAAATTTCTCGTGTTTCCGAATTCATGACAATCCATTTTCCAGATACACAACCAACGATGATTATTCTACCATCACTAGAGAATGCAGCCGACTGTGCTTGttcctgtatattatgtacagaagTGATGTAGAtatgaaatgtaaaatttgCTAATGCGAATGTAATACTAACTGCAATGTCTTTACTCCATACAACAGAGCGAGATAACGAATCCCAAAGCTGGACAATGCGATCGAATCCGGCTGTGAGAAATTGAGCTAATGTGGGATGAGGACATAACGCCCACAGTTCATCGGTATGGCCCAGGACAGCAGGGCTGAAGCCCATCGACAATGAACCGATCAAAATGCAGTTGCGGGTGGATCCAACTAGCAATTGTGATCCACGGCCTTCAGATACTGTACGAATACCACCCAAATGTTCAGCAACCTATGTTGAaaagaagaaataattaaaattttagatcataatattatggaattattaaaatataaaataataaataggtatttactaCCTatcaatgtaattaaataatttttagaaaaaatatttaatgtcattaaaaaatttatgaGACATCAACATTTATCTAAAactgaaatttaataaatatatacaaaggtgtccaaaaaaaaaaaaattggaatgagttgaattaaaatttaaaaaaaaaatatttttaataactgataatttaatactatacttaTAGGGCCAATTGTACCGTCTACGGTCTACAGATTTTATAACCGGGCAAATTCGGCCAATTAAACTACGGTTAACTTTAATCAGAGATGGTATAACTGGcccttagtatattattatattcagatactttcaaaacaattattttaaaattatatttatttaattgtcgaattgaatttaaaaaaaaattctggtttaatttgtttttagttcataaaatatCGAGaacataacattaaaaattcttTTGGTATCAACACAATTTTAAGTTGTTCAtgaatattgtgaataaaaaatatgtttgcgAGAGGTTAGGTTATACACCTGTTAAGATATAACAACAagatatatttatgaaattaacaTAGTGAAcagtttgatattataattaacaacaaTAGCTTACTTGTGCTTCATATCCAGTGGGATGCATCGAAGAGTCAAACTGGATCAGTTTACCGTCTTTGCCGCCCCCAGTTATAATGCTGCCTTCTTTCAACACACAGATGGAAAACACTGATCCTTCATGCACGTTTCGAGCGactttaatgatattatttgtgcctaTAGGTTTGGaaagaaaatttattataatacacaactaAACTTGAACTTGGTGTGAGAAATCAACAGCAATGAACTGAAAATATTAACCACCAAGAGAGGGGTTTAGACTGAATAGCAAAGCCTGTTATTCTATCTTGCCTTGTGTCTCAAAATACCTAAATCGAGTCCGACTGcccataatgtatattatgcccAAAACctgtagtattatttttttgttcgggTACTCACCGCGTCCCCATATGACTACGGATCCGTTCGAGTCTCCGGACAAGATGTCTCCGTTTTGCGTGAAGGCCAAGCACGTCACGTACTTGGGACGGTCGCGGGTAGTCTCGAATATTCCGTTTCGCTTGTAAAGGGTACCTCCGGCATCCAGTGTCCAGAAACTGATGTGGCCCTTGCCGCAGGTGACGATCTGGTTGCGCTCCAGTGGGTGGAATTCCGCAGCCACCACGGTGTCCATAGAACACTACAAGTCCAGTAAATATAAGAATGGGTAATTgcgaatattgtttattattatttaatataatattatgttcgtcaATATATAGACCATTGACATTTCTCCCCCGACTGTTTTAGGTGTAGTAGGACATTTtccttaattattttagattctgagcggaacgatgaatgtactgattttacaatgatgtgtgtttttttatatttttttaatttttttttttgtatctgtcatcaccttttaggacagtaaaagtgcttagattttcttcaacagtatcttttctgataggaaagtgaatcaagttggtactttggggagtcaaaagtaaaaaaaggtgggtaagtggatgtccctctgctgtacagtaggttaaaagtgggtcactgtaatggatgttgttaaatttgaattcaatgatataatatcattgtataagaaaaacaattatgagcgaaaacggtcagtcagcctatgatattaccaagtatatattttaatgatattattgtgaataaagtaatttatatataaactatttatgtggaaccttgtcttaaattttcaatcgttagctataaaagtagaacattttataaatttttaactacaaaataattattaaattataaattagatttaaaaagaaaaatttttatgaattcttaactcaaaataatttgataattttcgtgatttttccgtattttaagatttgaactttaaatgcttataaataaaaactgtgactaaggatttttaatttttttcatctgcctttgaaacaataacctaggagccttctattaaattttcaagcttttttaaccaacaaataaaattttattgatatttatagaaacaaaaactaaaaaaaaatggaaactgaaaatgcccgtaaacagttcaaaataagtcaaaatatttggaaaatgttatggtgtatagaaaatgcttatataaacattcagtcaaaatttcatgttcctacgatcatttgttttagagttgcgccaaaaaccaaaatcgattttctcgaaaacagattttgcgtaaaaattaccgtttttccttaatttttcttttgtttttcacgtcgcttttgaaaactactgggaaatttttacttttgacacccccaaagtaccaactagattcactttcctatcagaaaagttattgttgaagaaaatccaagaacttttactgtcctaaaaggtgatgacggacacaaaaataaaaaaaaaaacacatcattgtaaaatcaatacattcatcgcttcgctcagaatctaaaatgagggggaaatgtccgcatcaaaaatatatcgggggAAAATGTCGTACTACACTGAAATTAGTCGGGGGGAGAAATGTCCGCGATTCACCGGGGTATGGTATACGCATGGGAGAAAGTGGAGGTGGCATAGGCGTAAATAGCAAGTGTTTGAAATTTAGGGGCTGTAGGTCTATACTTGATACTCTTAAATTATAGTagtgaaatcattagtttttgtGGGGGCTAAGATCCTACTTATTCGCGCCCATGGGAGGTGGCAAACACTTACATGCTGCAGGAGCGTCGCCGAAGACGACgacaagaaaataaataaaaaaccggAAGTCGGCGTCCAAACGACGGTAAGCCGCAAGGTCGGACGATTATAACAATGActacctaataacaataatcgttATTAACGATTCGACTGACCTTGGTCTCCGTGATCTTGTGACCCTTTTCGTTCTTCTGCCAGTCCCACACGGATATGTTGTGATCGTTTCCCTCGTCGATGGCGCACAAAAGGCTACCGCCGTCCTGTCGAAACCAAAATGTGAGTTTgaaaagcaaaataataaatacgatattatactatttgtaaACCGAATGTCATCGGCCCAGATAGTATGACGAGCTGACGAAAATCCACAGGTAGACTTACCGCTTTGGAAAACGACAGACAGCTGATTGACCGTTCGAATTCGCCCAATCCCAACACGACCACCGTCGCCAAGCTGACCGAATTCCACACTCGGATATGGGGctaaggaaagaaaaaaaatacgtttaataatattttggtacgTTCGTTTTCGGGACGGATTCGCCAAAGTCTTACTTTTCCCTCGCGTCCGTCGTGTCCGGCGGTCTGGCCAGTAGCCACCAAAAGCTTGTTGGGGTGAATGGTCAAACtggaaaataaatcaaaattacattttttagttacaatttaACTACTTGACATCGCGGCTCGCGAGACGAGTAGACGACGTTATTTCCAGGTATTTATCATATATAACGCCATCGACCGCGATACCGCGcggaaataaaattgttctaatgaataacagaaaaacaaaatacgaCCAACGTTGAGAgaaaaaacgtatataatatataggtctcgtgtcgaaaaaagtaaaatacaaatt
Coding sequences within:
- the LOC132949983 gene encoding echinoderm microtubule-associated protein-like 2 isoform X3; amino-acid sequence: MRINGAESLSSSSKSEAVTDMQTVTAKVQLAWNDMIETENESLRERVCDLEKKVLEQGDEIVCLRSTLADVLRRLNQLEGSRTLSLNTSALKNGNTPRAGNHYGGNGHHLISPTLSQKEVTLRYRSANEHPVSALRDPVRRVPSHNSSHSSLPQRRAVHYQSTGSLHSDSPSSSSVSPVPPASPSPSPTRPATAQKPQRSSGTNLYNSKRWSSTGDFNQAQNFSVAPQSSTLASSTRDATYNEEEGSVRMFLRGRPINLYAPTAEIASYDITKVATAPSSKLKLDWVYGYRGKDCRSNLYLLPTGEMVYFVASVAVLYNVEEQSQRHYLGHTDDIKCLTIHPNKLLVATGQTAGHDGREGKPHIRVWNSVSLATVVVLGLGEFERSISCLSFSKADGGSLLCAIDEGNDHNISVWDWQKNEKGHKITETKCSMDTVVAAEFHPLERNQIVTCGKGHISFWTLDAGGTLYKRNGIFETTRDRPKYVTCLAFTQNGDILSGDSNGSVVIWGRGTNNIIKVARNVHEGSVFSICVLKEGSIITGGGKDGKLIQFDSSMHPTGYEAQVAEHLGGIRTVSEGRGSQLLVGSTRNCILIGSLSMGFSPAVLGHTDELWALCPHPTLAQFLTAGFDRIVQLWDSLSRSVVWSKDIAEQAQSAAFSSDGRIIIVGCVSGKWIVMNSETREIYSTHVDGNEPIQVAKFSPDGQLLALGSRDNYIYIYQVTDGARHYTRLGRCTCWEDKRRRRCSTGAIVDKMLGHSSFITHLDWSKDNEHLRSNSGDYELLYWKVKVCRQVTHSTQFRDTAWASNSCVLTFSSIGIWPEGADGTDVNACERSNGSKVMATGDDFGKVKLYSYPVKQPKSLCHVYGGHSSHVTNVTFLHDDSRLISIGGKDTSVLQWEII
- the LOC132949983 gene encoding echinoderm microtubule-associated protein-like 2 isoform X2, with translation MRINGAESLSSSSKSEAVTDMQTVTAKVQLAWNDMIETENESLRERVCDLEKKVLEQGDEIVCLRSTLADVLRRLNQLEGSRTLSLNTSALKNGNTPRAGNHYGGNGHHLISPTLSQKEVTLRYRSANEHPVSALRDPVRRVPSHNSSHSSLPQRRAVHYQSTGSLHSDSPSSSSVSPVPPASPSPSPTRPATAQKPQRSSGTNLYNSKRWSSTGDFNQAQNFSVAPQSSTLASRLGTKSLLNLNLRSQPQQNHNHHHYHQKHGTRDATYNEEEGSVRMFLRGRPINLYAPTAEIASYDITKVATAPSSKLKLDWVYGYRGKDCRSNLYLLPTGEMVYFVASVAVLYNVEEQSQRHYLGHTDDIKCLTIHPNKLLVATGQTAGHDGREGKPHIRVWNSVSLATVVVLGLGEFERSISCLSFSKADGGSLLCAIDEGNDHNISVWDWQKNEKGHKITETKCSMDTVVAAEFHPLERNQIVTCGKGHISFWTLDAGGTLYKRNGIFETTRDRPKYVTCLAFTQNGDILSGDSNGSVVIWGRGTNNIIKVARNVHEGSVFSICVLKEGSIITGGGKDGKLIQFDSSMHPTGYEAQVAEHLGGIRTVSEGRGSQLLVGSTRNCILIGSLSMGFSPAVLGHTDELWALCPHPTLAQFLTAGFDRIVQLWDSLSRSVVWSKDIAEQAQSAAFSSDGRIIIVGCVSGKWIVMNSETREIYSTHVDGNEPIQVAKFSPDGQLLALGSRDNYIYIYQVTDGARHYTRLGRCTGHSSFITHLDWSKDNEHLRSNSGDYELLYWKVKVCRQVTHSTQFRDTAWASNSCVLTFSSIGIWPEGADGTDVNACERSNGSKVMATGDDFGKVKLYSYPVKQPKSLCHVYGGHSSHVTNVTFLHDDSRLISIGGKDTSVLQWEII
- the LOC132949983 gene encoding echinoderm microtubule-associated protein-like 2 isoform X1; translated protein: MRINGAESLSSSSKSEAVTDMQTVTAKVQLAWNDMIETENESLRERVCDLEKKVLEQGDEIVCLRSTLADVLRRLNQLEGSRTLSLNTSALKNGNTPRAGNHYGGNGHHLISPTLSQKEVTLRYRSANEHPVSALRDPVRRVPSHNSSHSSLPQRRAVHYQSTGSLHSDSPSSSSVSPVPPASPSPSPTRPATAQKPQRSSGTNLYNSKRWSSTGDFNQAQNFSVAPQSSTLASRLGTKSLLNLNLRSQPQQNHNHHHYHQKHGTRDATYNEEEGSVRMFLRGRPINLYAPTAEIASYDITKVATAPSSKLKLDWVYGYRGKDCRSNLYLLPTGEMVYFVASVAVLYNVEEQSQRHYLGHTDDIKCLTIHPNKLLVATGQTAGHDGREGKPHIRVWNSVSLATVVVLGLGEFERSISCLSFSKADGGSLLCAIDEGNDHNISVWDWQKNEKGHKITETKCSMDTVVAAEFHPLERNQIVTCGKGHISFWTLDAGGTLYKRNGIFETTRDRPKYVTCLAFTQNGDILSGDSNGSVVIWGRGTNNIIKVARNVHEGSVFSICVLKEGSIITGGGKDGKLIQFDSSMHPTGYEAQVAEHLGGIRTVSEGRGSQLLVGSTRNCILIGSLSMGFSPAVLGHTDELWALCPHPTLAQFLTAGFDRIVQLWDSLSRSVVWSKDIAEQAQSAAFSSDGRIIIVGCVSGKWIVMNSETREIYSTHVDGNEPIQVAKFSPDGQLLALGSRDNYIYIYQVTDGARHYTRLGRCTCWEDKRRRRCSTGAIVDKMLGHSSFITHLDWSKDNEHLRSNSGDYELLYWKVKVCRQVTHSTQFRDTAWASNSCVLTFSSIGIWPEGADGTDVNACERSNGSKVMATGDDFGKVKLYSYPVKQPKSLCHVYGGHSSHVTNVTFLHDDSRLISIGGKDTSVLQWEII